Proteins encoded together in one Marispirochaeta sp. window:
- a CDS encoding Do family serine endopeptidase: MKRKLFSIITILFFTLGMTATAFGQTEGYSRALYSPGNSTNQSLRGLQNDFRKVAQAALPVVVSLDVVDVVEQQVRNPKSPFDFFFGNPNNRNNQEKEPETREFRQQGLGSGVIVQKTGRTVYVLTNHHVAGTADEITINLYDGRSFSGTLVGSDSRKDLALVKFETAENIPVAKLGDSDQSQVGDIVFAVGNPLGFESTFTYGIISAVGRTGGPGVEGNLTDYIQTDAAINRGNSGGALVNIDGDVIGINTWIASQTGGNIGIGFSIPINNAKKTIQDLIESGEVQYGWLGISMGDPSENIARDMGFNGQKGSFVFNVYKDSPAMKGGIRPGDLITSIDGKRVNSSDKLLQEVAALEPGRTYSFGLIRDGSAQTVRVRIATRAPEDAIRSNVANLWPGMTVVGITDEIRDRLDLPRNMGNVMVGAVEQGSPAYNAGFRSGDIIKEINRTRIESSRDFYRVFNAEESDELIFKVNRQGNDMILGLVR; encoded by the coding sequence ATGAAACGTAAACTTTTCTCAATTATAACTATCCTGTTTTTTACACTGGGAATGACCGCCACCGCCTTCGGGCAGACAGAAGGGTATTCCCGGGCTCTGTATAGTCCAGGAAACAGCACAAATCAGAGTCTCAGGGGCCTGCAAAACGACTTTCGCAAGGTTGCCCAGGCAGCGCTTCCGGTAGTCGTATCCCTTGATGTTGTGGATGTTGTTGAGCAGCAGGTACGCAATCCCAAGTCGCCTTTTGATTTTTTCTTTGGCAATCCGAATAATCGGAACAACCAGGAGAAGGAGCCGGAAACACGGGAGTTTCGACAGCAGGGTCTCGGTTCCGGGGTTATCGTTCAGAAGACAGGGCGAACGGTATATGTGCTGACAAACCACCATGTGGCCGGTACTGCCGATGAGATCACCATTAACCTCTACGACGGACGCAGTTTTTCCGGTACCCTTGTGGGCAGTGATTCCCGTAAAGACCTGGCACTGGTCAAGTTCGAGACTGCGGAAAATATTCCCGTCGCGAAACTCGGGGATTCGGACCAAAGCCAGGTTGGGGATATAGTATTCGCCGTCGGCAATCCCCTGGGATTCGAATCCACCTTTACCTACGGGATCATCAGTGCTGTGGGACGAACCGGCGGTCCCGGCGTGGAGGGCAATCTGACTGATTACATCCAGACCGACGCAGCCATCAACCGCGGAAACTCCGGAGGAGCCCTGGTTAATATTGATGGTGATGTGATCGGCATCAATACCTGGATTGCATCCCAGACCGGCGGGAATATCGGAATAGGTTTTTCGATACCCATAAACAACGCGAAAAAGACCATACAGGACCTGATCGAATCGGGAGAAGTCCAGTATGGCTGGCTTGGCATCTCCATGGGAGATCCTTCGGAGAATATTGCCCGGGATATGGGCTTTAACGGACAGAAGGGCTCCTTTGTCTTTAACGTTTACAAGGACTCCCCTGCCATGAAGGGCGGAATTCGCCCCGGAGACCTGATAACCTCCATTGACGGCAAACGCGTCAACAGCAGCGACAAACTGCTGCAGGAGGTCGCCGCCCTCGAGCCGGGCAGGACCTACAGCTTTGGTCTTATACGGGATGGCTCGGCGCAAACCGTACGGGTACGCATTGCCACGCGGGCGCCGGAAGACGCAATCAGATCGAATGTAGCAAATCTGTGGCCGGGCATGACGGTAGTCGGTATAACCGATGAAATCCGGGACCGTCTGGACCTGCCCAGGAATATGGGTAATGTCATGGTTGGTGCCGTAGAGCAGGGGTCTCCCGCCTACAATGCCGGTTTCAGATCCGGCGACATAATCAAGGAGATCAATCGAACCCGGATTGAATCTTCTCGTGACTTCTATCGTGTTTTCAATGCTGAGGAGAGTGATGAGCTTATCTTTAAGGTGAATCGTCAAGGAAACGACATGATCCTCGGCCTTGTAAGGTGA
- a CDS encoding YqgE/AlgH family protein: MAASENNFRDSESGDLYQRSLEGHFLISETELTDPNFIQTVVYLVEHNENGALGFIVNRKSETALKDVLPDFTDNPAGDLEVYLGGPVEQMFLFTLHSGLPGDKRSDAASSALQGVILEPDFELIRRFLIDQWPDLNPEHRPEIRFYAGYAGWAPGQLENELRHGAWVVIPATPGIVFAPEPEESWRNALRKKGGIYWVVAETGFKPSLN, from the coding sequence ATGGCAGCGTCAGAAAATAATTTCAGGGACTCGGAATCTGGAGACCTCTACCAAAGGTCCCTGGAGGGACATTTTCTAATATCAGAAACCGAACTTACGGATCCCAATTTTATTCAGACAGTTGTTTATCTGGTCGAGCACAATGAAAACGGCGCTCTGGGTTTTATTGTAAACCGCAAGAGCGAAACAGCTCTGAAAGACGTTCTCCCTGATTTTACCGACAATCCGGCCGGTGATCTTGAGGTCTACCTGGGCGGTCCGGTTGAGCAGATGTTTCTTTTTACCCTCCACTCCGGATTACCGGGAGATAAGCGTTCGGATGCCGCGAGTTCCGCCCTGCAGGGAGTGATCCTGGAACCCGACTTTGAACTTATACGCCGCTTTTTAATAGACCAGTGGCCGGACCTGAACCCGGAACACCGGCCTGAGATCCGGTTTTACGCCGGGTATGCGGGCTGGGCGCCTGGACAACTGGAGAATGAGCTTCGTCATGGCGCATGGGTTGTTATACCCGCGACCCCGGGGATTGTTTTTGCCCCGGAACCGGAAGAATCCTGGCGCAATGCTTTACGCAAAAAGGGCGGAATCTATTGGGTAGTTGCGGAAACCGGTTTCAAACCCTCACTGAACTGA